In one Rhizobium leguminosarum genomic region, the following are encoded:
- the treS gene encoding maltose alpha-D-glucosyltransferase: MDTMNAGGSHQPLWYKDAIIYQLHIKSFYDANGDGVGDFAGLHQKLDHIAALGVNAIWLLPFFPSPRRDDGYDIADYGNVSPDYGTLEDFRAFVDAAHQRNIRVIIELVINHTSDQHPWFQRARQSPARSPERDFYVWSDTDQKFPETRIIFIDTEKSNWTWDAAAGAYYWHRFYSHQPDLNFDSPLVMEELLKVMRFWLETGIDGFRLDAIPYLVEREGTINENLPETHAILKRIRAALDATHPGVMLLAEANQWPEDTREYFGEGDECHMAFHFPLMPRMYMAIAKEDRFPITDILRQTPEIPENCQWAIFLRNHDELTLEMVTDAERDYLWETYASDKRARINLGIRRRLAPLMERDRRRIELMNALLLSMPGTPVIYYGDEIGMGDNIYLGDRDGVRTPMQWSPDRNGGFSRVDPARLVLPPVADPLYGFEAVNVEAQSTDAHSLLNWTRKMLALRGRHPAFGRGSLRFLAPENRKILAYLREYEGETLMCVANLSRLPQAVELDLSSFEGRVPIELTGMSPFPPIGQLTYLLTLPPYGFFWFQLEADADPPAWRTAPPEQLPDLVTMVIRRGLLDLVDEPKLARVLSNEILPAYLGKRRWFGAKDQPLQAARLISATPIPFADGIVLGELEAVLPNHSESYQLPLAIAWDDAQPSVLTQQLALGRVREGRRVGFLTDGFAVEAMARGILRGLGDRSRITGRTGTLEFLGTERLDRLAVTDDLPVHWLSAEQSNSSLIVGDLAMIKLIRHIFPGIHPEVEMTRYLTRAGYDHTAPLLGEVAHTDSSGRRSTLIIVQGAIRNQGDAWNWMLNNLRRGADELVLNDPALQPGDDVFQPLISFVAMVGMRLGELHVVLAGETGDEAFSPFVAGDSEVDAMKKAVAGEVAYAMSKLAEREENADPAIDLLAAPLLKRRSELAELAATLAEAARHTLMTRTHGDFHLGQILVSEGDAVIIDFEGEPAKNLAERRAKTNPLRDVAGLLRSLSYLVATAKLDNDAVIEHENEVRRDAIARFGRQAEEAFLGAYSQAVSASKLLDMPPGKRRRVLDAFLLEKAAYEIAYEARNRPKWLPIPLSGFTEIVSRLAGVPA, translated from the coding sequence ATGGACACCATGAATGCCGGTGGTTCGCATCAGCCGCTGTGGTACAAGGATGCGATCATCTACCAACTGCACATCAAGTCGTTCTACGACGCCAATGGCGACGGCGTCGGCGACTTTGCCGGCCTACACCAGAAGCTCGATCATATCGCAGCGCTCGGCGTCAACGCCATCTGGCTGCTGCCGTTCTTTCCCTCGCCGCGCCGCGACGACGGCTATGATATCGCCGACTATGGCAATGTCAGCCCCGATTACGGCACCTTGGAGGACTTCCGCGCCTTCGTCGATGCCGCCCACCAGCGCAATATCCGCGTCATCATCGAGCTCGTCATCAACCATACCTCCGATCAGCATCCCTGGTTTCAGCGCGCTCGTCAGTCACCGGCCAGATCGCCGGAGCGCGACTTCTATGTCTGGTCTGATACCGATCAGAAATTCCCGGAAACGCGCATCATTTTCATCGATACGGAAAAATCCAACTGGACGTGGGACGCCGCCGCCGGCGCCTACTACTGGCACCGCTTCTATTCCCACCAGCCCGACTTGAATTTCGACAGCCCGCTGGTCATGGAGGAACTGCTGAAGGTGATGCGTTTCTGGCTGGAAACCGGCATTGACGGTTTCCGCCTCGACGCAATCCCCTACCTCGTCGAGCGTGAGGGCACGATCAACGAAAACCTGCCGGAAACCCATGCGATCCTCAAACGCATCCGTGCCGCGCTCGATGCCACCCATCCCGGCGTGATGCTGCTTGCCGAGGCCAATCAATGGCCGGAGGACACGCGCGAATATTTCGGCGAGGGCGACGAATGCCACATGGCGTTCCACTTCCCGCTGATGCCGCGCATGTATATGGCGATCGCCAAGGAGGACCGCTTCCCGATCACCGATATTCTGCGGCAGACGCCTGAAATTCCCGAGAACTGCCAATGGGCGATCTTCCTGCGCAACCACGACGAGCTGACGCTCGAAATGGTGACCGACGCAGAGCGGGACTATCTCTGGGAAACTTACGCATCCGACAAGCGTGCCCGCATCAATCTCGGTATCCGACGGCGCCTGGCGCCGCTGATGGAGCGCGACCGCCGGCGGATCGAGCTGATGAACGCGCTGCTTCTTTCGATGCCGGGAACGCCGGTCATCTATTACGGCGACGAGATCGGCATGGGCGACAATATCTATCTCGGCGACCGGGATGGGGTGAGGACGCCGATGCAATGGTCTCCGGACCGCAATGGCGGCTTCTCTAGGGTGGACCCGGCGCGTCTCGTCCTGCCGCCAGTCGCCGACCCGCTCTACGGTTTCGAGGCCGTCAACGTCGAGGCGCAGAGCACGGACGCGCATTCGCTGCTCAACTGGACACGCAAGATGCTGGCGCTGCGTGGCAGGCATCCGGCCTTCGGCCGCGGTTCGTTGCGGTTCCTTGCACCGGAGAATCGCAAGATCCTCGCTTATCTCAGGGAGTATGAAGGCGAGACCCTGATGTGCGTCGCAAATCTCTCGCGGCTGCCTCAGGCCGTCGAACTCGACCTGTCGAGCTTCGAGGGCCGCGTGCCGATCGAATTGACCGGCATGTCGCCCTTTCCACCGATCGGCCAGCTGACCTATCTGCTGACACTGCCGCCCTACGGCTTCTTCTGGTTCCAGCTGGAGGCCGATGCCGACCCGCCGGCATGGCGCACCGCGCCGCCGGAGCAGCTTCCCGATCTGGTGACGATGGTCATCCGCCGCGGCCTGCTCGATCTTGTCGATGAACCCAAGCTTGCCCGCGTCCTCAGCAATGAAATTCTGCCTGCCTATCTCGGCAAGCGGCGGTGGTTCGGGGCGAAGGATCAGCCGCTGCAGGCGGCGCGTCTGATCTCCGCAACGCCGATCCCGTTTGCCGACGGGATCGTGCTCGGCGAATTGGAGGCCGTGCTGCCGAACCATAGCGAATCCTACCAACTGCCGCTGGCAATTGCCTGGGACGATGCGCAGCCCTCCGTACTGACCCAGCAGCTCGCGCTCGGACGGGTCCGCGAGGGCCGGCGCGTCGGCTTCCTGACGGACGGATTTGCCGTGGAGGCGATGGCGCGCGGCATCCTGCGCGGACTTGGCGACCGCTCGCGCATCACCGGCCGTACCGGCACGCTTGAATTTCTCGGCACGGAGCGCCTCGATCGTCTCGCCGTCACCGACGACCTTCCGGTCCATTGGCTATCAGCCGAGCAGTCCAACAGTTCGCTGATTGTCGGCGACCTCGCGATGATCAAGCTAATCAGGCACATCTTTCCCGGTATTCATCCGGAGGTCGAGATGACGCGCTATCTCACCCGCGCCGGCTATGACCACACGGCGCCCCTGCTCGGCGAGGTCGCGCACACGGACTCCAGCGGACGCCGCTCGACATTGATTATCGTTCAAGGCGCAATCCGCAATCAGGGCGACGCCTGGAACTGGATGCTGAACAATTTGCGCCGCGGGGCAGACGAACTCGTGCTGAACGACCCGGCCCTCCAGCCCGGCGACGACGTCTTCCAGCCGCTGATCAGCTTCGTCGCGATGGTCGGCATGAGATTGGGCGAACTGCATGTCGTGCTCGCCGGCGAGACCGGGGACGAAGCCTTCAGCCCGTTCGTCGCCGGCGACAGCGAGGTTGACGCGATGAAGAAGGCGGTTGCCGGAGAGGTGGCCTATGCCATGTCGAAACTTGCCGAACGCGAGGAGAATGCCGATCCGGCGATCGACCTGCTCGCAGCACCGTTGCTCAAGCGCCGGTCCGAACTCGCCGAGCTTGCCGCGACGCTGGCGGAGGCCGCGCGCCATACGCTGATGACACGCACACATGGCGATTTCCATCTTGGCCAGATCCTCGTCAGCGAGGGCGATGCCGTCATCATCGACTTCGAGGGCGAGCCTGCGAAAAACCTGGCCGAGCGCCGCGCCAAGACGAACCCGCTGCGCGATGTCGCCGGGCTTTTGAGATCACTGAGCTATCTCGTCGCCACCGCCAAGCTCGATAACGATGCCGTCATCGAACACGAGAACGAAGTCCGTCGCGACGCCATCGCCCGCTTCGGGCGCCAGGCAGAGGAGGCGTTCCTCGGCGCCTATTCGCAGGCGGTATCGGCATCGAAGTTGCTTGACATGCCGCCCGGCAAACGACGGAGGGTTCTCGATGCCTTTCTTCTCGAAAAAGCCGCCTACGAGATCGCCTATGAAGCCCGCAACCGGCCGAAATGGCTTCCGATTCCGCTCTCCGGCTTTACCGAAATCGTCTCGCGTCTGGCGGGGGTCCCGGCATGA
- the glgB gene encoding 1,4-alpha-glucan branching protein GlgB, which produces MNVERSEFLAGIGQDELHALIEGRHGDPFSILGPHESSGMTIVRVYLPGAEAVDLIEAASGRVVTPFSIAHPSGLFAAATVARAGYRLRITWPDAVQITEDPYSFGLLLGELDLHLISEGTHYSLSRTLGAVAMSIDGISGVRFAVWAPNARRVSVVGDFNAWDGRRNPMRLRRSAGVWELFIPRLAPGERYKFEIVDAEGTCLPQKADPVARASEAAPSTASIVASSTPFRWSDDSWMKGRSRQARLEGAMSVYEVHVGSWLRDQKDGNRSLDWVELSQRLVPYASDMGFTHIELLPVMEHPFGGSWGYQPLGLFAPTGRYGTPEDFAYFVDRCHGAGLGVILDWVPAHFPTDVWGLARFDGSALYEHEDPREGFHRDWNTLIYNLGRNEVKGFLIASALEWLERYHVDGLRVDAVASMLYRDYSRNEGEWIPNQYGGRENLQAVEFFKHLNSIIHERCPYAMTIAEESTAWPGVTKPPEQGGLGFDIKWNMGWMHDSLSYIEKDPVHRSHHHGTMTFGMIYSYSERFMLPISHDEVVYGKGSLLTKMPGDEWQKFANLRNYLAFMWGHPGKKLLFMGSEVAQPGEWNHDASVTWDVLDRPQHVGIQRLVKDLNSLYRDEVALQFGDFHPEGFEWAAADDAVNSVLGLLRYAPDRTSSLLVVSNFTPVPRYGYRIGVPDDGVWVERITTDAREYGGSGLVNGALSSEPVPAHGRPASLSLTLPPLATVFLKGPSS; this is translated from the coding sequence ATGAATGTTGAGCGCTCGGAATTTCTGGCAGGCATCGGACAGGATGAGCTCCACGCCCTGATCGAGGGACGCCACGGCGATCCTTTTTCGATCCTCGGCCCCCATGAGAGCAGCGGCATGACGATCGTCCGCGTCTATCTGCCTGGCGCCGAAGCCGTAGATCTCATCGAGGCGGCGAGTGGTCGCGTGGTGACGCCTTTCAGCATCGCCCACCCCTCCGGCCTGTTTGCGGCGGCGACGGTCGCCAGGGCGGGATACCGGCTGCGCATCACGTGGCCGGATGCGGTGCAGATCACCGAGGACCCCTATAGTTTCGGCCTGCTGCTCGGAGAACTCGACCTCCATCTGATCTCGGAGGGCACCCACTACAGCCTGAGCCGGACGCTCGGCGCCGTGGCGATGTCGATCGACGGCATATCAGGCGTTCGTTTCGCCGTGTGGGCTCCGAACGCGCGGCGCGTCTCGGTCGTCGGCGACTTCAACGCCTGGGACGGCCGGCGAAACCCGATGCGGCTGAGACGGTCGGCGGGCGTCTGGGAGCTGTTCATTCCACGACTGGCGCCCGGCGAAAGATACAAGTTCGAAATTGTCGACGCTGAGGGAACCTGCCTGCCGCAGAAGGCCGATCCGGTGGCAAGGGCAAGCGAAGCCGCCCCATCCACCGCCTCCATCGTCGCATCGTCGACGCCGTTTCGGTGGAGCGATGACAGCTGGATGAAGGGCCGATCCCGCCAGGCCAGGCTGGAAGGCGCGATGTCGGTCTACGAGGTGCACGTCGGCTCCTGGCTGCGCGACCAGAAGGATGGAAACAGGTCGCTCGACTGGGTTGAGCTGAGCCAACGGCTCGTGCCCTATGCCAGCGATATGGGATTCACCCATATCGAGCTGCTTCCGGTCATGGAACATCCGTTCGGCGGTTCCTGGGGCTATCAGCCGCTCGGCCTGTTTGCCCCAACCGGCCGGTATGGGACACCGGAGGATTTCGCCTATTTCGTCGACCGCTGCCATGGGGCGGGGCTTGGTGTCATCCTCGACTGGGTGCCGGCCCATTTTCCGACAGACGTCTGGGGACTTGCCCGCTTCGACGGCAGCGCGCTCTACGAGCACGAGGATCCGCGCGAGGGTTTTCACCGCGACTGGAACACATTGATCTACAATCTCGGCCGCAACGAGGTGAAAGGCTTCTTGATCGCCAGTGCGCTCGAATGGCTCGAGCGCTACCATGTCGACGGGTTGCGCGTCGATGCCGTGGCCTCGATGCTTTACCGCGACTATAGCCGCAACGAAGGCGAATGGATTCCCAACCAATATGGCGGCCGCGAAAATCTGCAAGCGGTGGAGTTCTTCAAGCATTTAAACAGCATCATCCACGAGCGCTGCCCGTACGCGATGACGATCGCCGAGGAATCGACGGCCTGGCCTGGGGTCACCAAGCCACCCGAGCAGGGCGGCCTCGGTTTCGACATCAAATGGAACATGGGCTGGATGCATGACAGCCTGAGCTACATCGAGAAGGATCCGGTCCATCGGAGCCATCATCATGGCACGATGACCTTCGGCATGATCTATTCCTATTCCGAGCGTTTCATGCTGCCGATTTCCCATGACGAGGTCGTCTATGGCAAAGGCTCGCTGCTGACGAAGATGCCTGGCGACGAATGGCAGAAATTTGCCAATTTACGCAACTATCTCGCCTTCATGTGGGGGCATCCCGGCAAGAAACTGTTGTTCATGGGCAGTGAAGTGGCCCAGCCGGGCGAGTGGAACCACGACGCTTCGGTGACCTGGGATGTCCTGGACAGGCCCCAGCATGTCGGCATTCAACGACTGGTGAAGGATCTGAACAGCCTTTACAGGGACGAAGTCGCCTTGCAATTCGGCGATTTTCATCCTGAGGGCTTCGAATGGGCGGCTGCCGATGATGCCGTCAATTCCGTCCTCGGCCTGCTCCGTTATGCCCCGGACCGCACTTCCTCGCTCCTGGTCGTCTCGAACTTCACGCCGGTGCCGCGTTACGGCTACCGGATCGGCGTGCCTGATGATGGTGTGTGGGTCGAACGGATCACGACGGATGCGCGCGAATATGGCGGCTCTGGCCTTGTCAACGGTGCGCTGTCGAGCGAACCCGTACCCGCCCACGGCAGGCCAGCCTCGCTGTCGTTGACGCTGCCGCCGCTGGCGACGGTCTTTCTCAAAGGACCGTCGTCTTGA
- a CDS encoding alpha-1,4-glucan--maltose-1-phosphate maltosyltransferase translates to MPFSTNQGVLSTPPRIYYVNPLLLQGIDAWREVFDHAADTGFDRVLTAPIFDRGGECSVFTSRDFDRLDPELSLGSAVEDGVARLAEAAGKSGVALMMDLMLDGKARDPEAGFHPVDPRRSPLDPAEPMSVMAAESQSRLLEEWTERVRRLAGLGLSGYRVLGIDRAPPTLFKSLISAVRETADAQFFAWTPGTDFGAREAVKDAGFDGCFSSMAWWDFDERWFIEEHRVQALLGRQIAFPEPPFARRIAHGTESREILERRAVRALRLAAALGGGVMVPMGFEYGAATPLDPTHGNGAGLRGLRHDLAFDISAQIRLANTEIGQNQDVFAAMLRLIRNANGSVSALLQSETEDLRSAENVRFILINRDLRKSAPAPVMALREAASGFLPVATDGAALRLRAGETLVIEGKAPAPITSRPILDIEQATASPRLAIENMLPRVDEGRFPVKRVVGDIVTVEADIFADGHDPVAAVLLWRPLDAAEWNETEMQLVENDRWRGEFLLERTGRYEFAIEVWRNLFAIFRYELTKKNDARLDLKLELQEGLNLVRSAETQGSTPLGADLKALADRLEHASDAERTAILLDPKISELMNKADRRPFRLRSVASAVDAERKAAAFASWYQIFPRSQSGDPDRHGTFVDVIARLPAIRAMGFDVLYFPPIHPIGSTNRKGRNNSLKAGPDDPGSPYAIGSEEGGHDAIHPELGEFEDFRRLVEVAGRHGLEIALDLAIQASPDHPWLKEHPGWFDWRPDGTIKYAENPPKKYEDIVNVDFYTRDALPSLWVELRDVVQLWVDQGVKLFRVDNPHTKPFPFWEWLIGDIRARHPDVVFLSEAFTKPKVMYRLAKIGFSQSYTYFTWRNAKWELEQYMRELTETEAREFFRPHFFVNTHDINPDFLQNAPRPAFLIRAALAATLSGLWGVYNGFELCEGRPDAKRKEYADSEKYEIRAWDYDRQGNIIAEISMLNRIRTENTALHSHLGLTLLNARNDNILFFEKASRARDNVLLIAISLDPHNFQQSDVELPLWLWSLGDGGTLDAEDLIGGHRFKWTGKWQSIGLNPHILPYAIWRIRSREA, encoded by the coding sequence ATGCCATTTTCTACAAACCAGGGTGTGTTGAGCACCCCACCCCGGATCTATTATGTCAATCCGCTTCTACTCCAGGGCATCGATGCATGGCGCGAGGTTTTCGACCATGCGGCGGATACGGGTTTCGATCGTGTGCTGACGGCGCCTATCTTCGATCGGGGCGGGGAATGTAGCGTCTTTACCTCCCGGGATTTCGATCGCCTCGATCCTGAACTGTCGCTCGGAAGCGCGGTCGAGGATGGGGTGGCGCGCCTGGCGGAGGCTGCCGGCAAGAGCGGCGTCGCCTTGATGATGGACCTGATGCTCGACGGCAAGGCTCGGGATCCCGAAGCGGGCTTTCATCCTGTCGACCCCCGGCGCTCACCATTAGACCCGGCGGAGCCGATGTCCGTGATGGCAGCGGAGTCTCAATCCCGGCTATTGGAAGAATGGACCGAACGGGTGCGAAGACTGGCCGGTCTAGGCCTCTCCGGCTACCGGGTGCTCGGGATCGATCGCGCCCCGCCGACGCTTTTCAAATCGTTGATTTCTGCGGTGCGCGAGACGGCGGACGCGCAATTCTTCGCCTGGACCCCCGGCACCGATTTCGGGGCGAGGGAAGCGGTCAAGGATGCAGGCTTCGATGGATGTTTTTCATCCATGGCCTGGTGGGATTTCGACGAAAGATGGTTTATCGAAGAACACCGTGTGCAGGCGCTGCTCGGCCGGCAGATCGCCTTTCCGGAGCCGCCATTCGCCCGGCGGATTGCGCACGGAACCGAGAGCCGCGAAATCCTCGAACGGCGCGCCGTCCGTGCGCTGCGCCTTGCCGCCGCGCTCGGCGGCGGCGTGATGGTTCCGATGGGCTTCGAATATGGCGCAGCCACGCCGCTTGATCCGACCCATGGGAATGGAGCGGGTTTACGGGGACTGCGCCATGACCTCGCTTTCGATATCTCCGCCCAAATTCGCCTTGCAAACACCGAAATCGGCCAGAACCAAGATGTGTTTGCCGCAATGCTTCGGCTCATCCGCAACGCCAATGGCTCCGTCTCAGCCCTTCTGCAATCTGAGACGGAAGACCTTCGCAGCGCGGAGAATGTGCGCTTCATCTTAATCAACCGGGACCTTCGGAAAAGCGCGCCCGCTCCGGTTATGGCACTTCGCGAAGCGGCTTCGGGTTTTCTTCCCGTCGCTACCGACGGCGCGGCTCTACGGCTGCGGGCAGGGGAGACGCTGGTTATCGAAGGCAAGGCACCGGCGCCGATCACGTCCCGGCCCATTCTCGATATCGAGCAGGCGACGGCGTCGCCGCGGCTTGCCATTGAAAACATGCTGCCACGCGTCGATGAGGGGCGCTTCCCGGTCAAGCGAGTGGTCGGCGACATCGTCACCGTCGAGGCAGATATATTCGCAGACGGCCACGACCCGGTCGCCGCGGTCCTGCTCTGGCGGCCGCTCGATGCGGCGGAGTGGAACGAAACGGAAATGCAACTGGTCGAGAACGACCGCTGGCGCGGCGAATTCCTGCTGGAGCGCACCGGCCGCTATGAATTTGCAATCGAGGTATGGAGGAACCTGTTTGCGATATTTCGCTACGAACTGACGAAGAAGAATGATGCCAGGCTGGACCTGAAGCTCGAGCTTCAGGAGGGGTTGAATCTCGTCCGCTCGGCTGAAACGCAGGGCAGCACACCGCTCGGCGCTGATTTGAAAGCCCTCGCCGACCGTCTCGAACATGCGTCGGATGCCGAGCGCACGGCGATCCTGCTGGATCCCAAGATATCGGAACTGATGAACAAAGCCGACAGGCGGCCGTTTCGGCTTCGCTCCGTGGCAAGCGCCGTCGATGCCGAACGCAAGGCCGCCGCCTTTGCCAGCTGGTACCAGATTTTTCCGCGCTCGCAGAGCGGCGATCCGGACCGGCACGGCACATTCGTCGACGTCATCGCGAGATTGCCCGCCATCCGCGCTATGGGCTTCGACGTGCTCTATTTCCCGCCGATTCATCCGATCGGTTCGACCAACCGGAAAGGCCGCAACAACAGCCTGAAAGCCGGGCCTGATGATCCGGGAAGCCCCTATGCGATCGGCTCCGAGGAGGGCGGCCACGACGCCATCCATCCTGAACTCGGCGAGTTCGAGGATTTTCGGCGTCTGGTCGAGGTGGCGGGCCGGCATGGCCTGGAGATCGCCCTCGACCTCGCAATTCAGGCGTCGCCTGATCACCCCTGGCTGAAGGAGCACCCCGGCTGGTTCGACTGGCGTCCAGACGGCACGATCAAATATGCCGAAAACCCGCCGAAGAAATACGAGGACATCGTCAACGTCGATTTCTACACCAGGGATGCGCTGCCTTCGCTATGGGTTGAGCTCAGGGATGTCGTCCAGCTTTGGGTGGACCAGGGCGTCAAGCTGTTTCGCGTCGACAATCCGCACACCAAGCCCTTTCCGTTCTGGGAATGGCTGATCGGCGATATCAGGGCGCGTCATCCCGATGTCGTCTTCCTGTCGGAAGCCTTCACCAAGCCGAAGGTCATGTACAGGCTGGCGAAGATCGGCTTCTCCCAGTCCTACACCTATTTCACTTGGCGCAATGCCAAGTGGGAGCTTGAGCAATATATGCGGGAGCTGACGGAGACGGAGGCGAGGGAATTCTTCCGCCCGCATTTCTTCGTCAACACCCATGATATCAATCCGGATTTCCTGCAGAACGCGCCGCGCCCGGCCTTCCTGATCCGCGCAGCCCTTGCCGCCACCCTCTCGGGTCTTTGGGGCGTTTATAACGGTTTCGAACTTTGCGAGGGGCGACCGGATGCCAAGCGCAAGGAATACGCCGATAGCGAGAAGTACGAGATTCGCGCCTGGGACTACGACCGGCAGGGCAACATCATCGCTGAAATCAGCATGCTCAACCGCATCCGGACCGAAAATACCGCGCTGCATTCGCATCTCGGGCTGACGCTGCTGAACGCGCGAAATGACAATATCCTGTTCTTCGAGAAGGCAAGCCGTGCGCGTGACAACGTCCTGCTAATCGCCATCAGTCTCGACCCCCACAATTTCCAGCAAAGCGATGTCGAGCTGCCGCTCTGGCTCTGGTCGCTCGGGGATGGGGGCACGCTGGATGCCGAAGATCTGATCGGCGGGCATCGATTCAAGTGGACCGGCAAATGGCAGAGCATCGGGCTCAATCCCCACATCCTGCCCTATGCGATCTGGCGTATTCGCTCAAGGGAGGCATGA